The Mucilaginibacter gracilis genomic interval ACGACAAATCCCTAAAACCTTTTATTACCGTTTCCGTTAACACAGTACACATTATAATTGAATTTTTTATTTGCAAAAATCAATGTTTGCATACAAAAAATCTTTATATTTGTATTAGTATTTGAGACAGGAGAAAAAGCTGGACAGCCTAACGGCAGGCGTTTTAACTGGACAGTCTCACAAGCCCCCTTCATTGGGGGCTTTGTTTTTTACACCATTTTTCCAATTATCCCCCTTCGTAAATGTTCATTAGTCCTCACTAAATATCTAATTATAATCTCCATTATCAAATCCCAGAGTTGACTGTAATAAACTAAAACGGAAAACTATCGTTATAGCATGTAATAGGAAATTAACAACCGAAGCCATGCCGAACCGATATTTTAAAGCCCGTAAACCGTTTGATCTCAACCCACATAAGTACGATATTGGTATTGTAACAGGATTGAAAAAAGGCTATGAGGATAACCTTTTTATTTACCGGCTATTCCAATTACCCGAACGAGAATACAGCTTGTATTACGAATATCATTTAGTTTATTACCTAAGTAAATTTCCTCAGGGTGAACGAGAGTTCTTTACATTCGTTTGGCAAATCGTTTTAAGGCGCATCCGTTATATAGAAACCAAAAATCCATTTAATTCAAGCCATGCTACGGACATGGAAATACTGGACAAGCTTTCCCGATTTCAAAAATACTTGCGCTCAATAGATCAATGGCATACCGAAAAGACCCTGCCGGAGATCATAGCCGAGCAGCACGAGGAAATTGTAAGGCAGAAAGAAGAAAACACTCAACTTAAAAACGAGTTAAAGGAAGCAAAGAAATTGGAAACAAAAGAGTACATAGATATTCCCGAGGGCTACCTGTTAACTTTCTTAGACCTCTGTCTAAAATTACAGTCCACTATCTTACCAGACAACCGTAAGGAACTTGTTTTTTCACAGACACAAATGGTATGGTGCAAGATGATAGCTAAGTATTTCAGAGAGGGCAACGAGGAAATCAACTTGGAAACCATACGCCGTTATTTTCCCGCAGACAAGGAAAATCCAGGCAAAAAGTATTCTGTTATACCGCCGCAAATGCGGCTTTTTGAAATAACACCATCCAAAAGGCGCACACATTCCGATAAATAGTCCCGGTGCTTTGCCAATCTTACCAACATAGGCAACATTTTATATTTCAGCAAGTTACATAACTATATCAACTTGCCTTATACAACTCCAATTTAACCACGCAAATCTGCGTGGTCATGCCCGCGCACCTTTTTTATATTTTTTTGTGGCATGACAATAATCAACTACGAGGCCCTTAGCCACTGTATCCGGGATGCAGTCAGGGCAGAATTACAACAACATTTAAAGACAGGCGGCAGTCCACCGCCTGATGACGAGCGGCTATTATCCAAACAGGAACTGGCCGAAGAGTTAGGCGTGTCATTGGTCACCCTAACAGACTGGATGAAAAAAGGCTTGCCCTTTTTACGCCTGCACAAACGGGTGTATTTCAAAAAGAGTGAGGTACTGAAGATCATGCAACAACAAACGAACGATAAGGAGGGCAAGAACAATGCAAACAGTTGAATTAATAACCAGGGAAGATTTAAAGCAGTTTAAAAATGAGATGCTGGCCGAGATGAAACAGCTTATCAAACCCGGCACTACAGGATAATCTAAAGAATGGCTGAAAAGTTACGAGGTCAGGCAGCTACTAAAAATATCGCCCGGCACCTTACAGAACCTTCGTGTAAACGGCACGCTTCGGTACACGAAGATTGGCGGACTCCTTTATTACAAACGCGAAGATATTACCAAACTACTGGAAGAAAACAGCAGGTAAAAAGCGGCATATCTGTATAGATGTAGCTCCCATCCTATGGGCGAAGAAGCAGCAAGATATTATTATGAAATGCAAATTATTGTTTCATTTTTTTATCAGTGCGGCTTTAGGAGCCGCTCTGCTGTCAGGGTCAAAAAGGTTTTGGCATGGCGCAAACAACTGTCCTTTTCTTGCAAAAGAAAGGGAGCAAGCGGAAGTTGGGCAGAGCCCTACTTTGCTTGCTTTTTGCGCTGCAAAAAGGGTTTGGCGTATCCTCCGGGGATACTTAAGGGCGTTTTCGCTGGCGAAAGAAAAGAAAAAAGGATACTTGGCAGTATCCCATATAACCAGATAAAGACATAGCTGTATAATGAGCGTGGATGGTTGAAAAATATCACTACAACAAACAGCAGCGGCGTTGCTACCAACGTGTTTAATCTACAGCTTAACTATAACGAGAATAACTCACAGCAATACAACGGTAATATCAGCAGCCAGGTTTGGAACAACGATTATCAGCCGCAACAGGTTTTTACCTACGCATATGATAACGTAAACCGGCTTGTATCCGGAACATCAGGCATTATGTCTGAAGGAAATATTGCGTACGACCAGTTGGGTAACATTACAGCGCTTACCCGCGATGGTAATAC includes:
- a CDS encoding helix-turn-helix domain-containing protein, with protein sequence MTIINYEALSHCIRDAVRAELQQHLKTGGSPPPDDERLLSKQELAEELGVSLVTLTDWMKKGLPFLRLHKRVYFKKSEVLKIMQQQTNDKEGKNNANS